In Eriocheir sinensis breed Jianghai 21 chromosome 50, ASM2467909v1, whole genome shotgun sequence, one genomic interval encodes:
- the LOC126982177 gene encoding vacuolar protein sorting-associated protein 8 homolog, with the protein MAAGGEDQLSNHLTNNAENDLIKTLDLQLEELDDEEFQLPPVGEMPTLESILNENDPASVSDDELTPAAPPHPKSSFSTEGGDTLSVHSRASSESRSRTSSSERHSASGGGRGRREPPNKTHGSILRHVILKGVASQLVSAHDRVGAGLPTTMAVGLVICIGTSHGLILVFEPTQALKCCLGSTQHGEQFGAVSALALNQDCSRLLAGFAKGQICLFDLTASKLLQTISDAHTPFTAVLHLKWTDYPGVAVISDSGGSVFELSIKRTMGLNSNESRCIFSGSRGEVCTIEPLLMSQFRATPSIDTVILAMATISKVIVVSLRPQLKVLFSHPLKASPATLPLLAWQFVVIQMSDGTRVIDPVLAFGRERTIYFYQLTHGSQDELQFVALQKMSLPYVVQALAWLNTRTLALTDARERLHVVDVKTQEELERLDLAPLGLVYASSHFKAIATGGNVSKAMALAGERACYHSMVSCGSQVLLLGTKSFQVVTVRSWVDRLDHLVRAGHMQEALQLALDIYQDKAQAIVGLKHRKEKRQQLVQEKVYELLTQYLDSALDTVPERGNLTALTQHYSQLVPLCVRVAVGAGLRDVLFGRIWETFSEDAISKGIILEALEPYILSDQLAEMSPSITQCLLSHQEASGRLQAAEACIVHLSVPSLDLHQAMTLCWAHGLYDAIFYIYTRGMADFVTPLEELVTELRGALDSGQALQDGQVTLGNKILVYVSCCLAGRGYPHGELDPDQTQQVKHEIFKCLTSLHSKNAQPTEPSYPLLRTLLRFDTREFLNVLALAFEEAEFTSELGMQQRQRVVDILIQVMVDDEGFSPAQLGSLFTFIARQMSKQQGAIAINRQLFDQVLCHLTSSDTESYREERQTALLELLQGGGIAHYDPEYLLERARQAEFYRVCEYVYEERGELEKIVECYLEDKMRQHQVFTYIRTVLSSPQFTDLHAQKIQDQFVKHIKTLLEIDSSRVASLLLTVGQLTPLLPSIAQQLRGNTDDLFSLLHALFTYRWTHASPGGRGGEASEGPLTPELQEEYIDLMCVVQPGQVYAYLKGADGYRLEQTLEICKHHKQQESTAFLLERAGDIKGAFDILLAILKARVDDLLLCIKDPDKDLITSLGRVQAQVVKLVRVCQLGSSQLEENGRRELWFPLLDILLATQPTLAAHHQPAHEMRQMVGHVVNSMMTHISLPAILERVMHDPGYCDGNFAQIKHLLKGMVERYVYEETLYATVVRILAGDQLRYLTQQHSQARAPLVVHSPTCALCHSSYHPSSRALVHSCGHSYHKHCGGESATCVLCTGGGQRDVTSEDPLPSDPTPQPSAGLDETQLEGIRRVRVQGSSGSRLQFLEDLSAPRAGEGSSSVRTPSRTKGSGSGLVSGGQEIWLSQDFPLKLNPPTLDFVESDRVVL; encoded by the exons atggcggcgggagGGGAGGATCAGCTGTCAAATCACCTCACTAATAACGCCGAAAATGACCTCATTAAGACTCTGGACCTGCAGCTGGAGGAG ctgGACGATGAGGAGTTCCAGCTTCCTCCGGTGGGTGAGATGCCCACGCTGGAGAGCATCCTGAACGAGAACGACCCGGCCAGTGTGTCTGACGACGAGCTGACCCCCgcagccccgccccaccccaAG AGCTCCTTCTCCACCGAGGGCGGGGACACCCTCTCCGTGCACTCCCGCGCCAGCTCAGAGTCCCGCAGCCGCACCTCCTCCAGTGAACGGCACAGTGCCAGCGGTGGAGggcggggccgcagggaaccgcCCAACAAGACGCATGGCTCCATCCTGCGCCATGTCATCCTCAAGGGCGTGGCGTCCCAGCTGGTGTCGGCACAT gATAGGGTTGGCGCCGGGCTCCCCACCACCATGGCCGTGGGTCTAGTGATTTGCATAGGCACCAGCCACGGCCTTATCCTGGTGTTTGAACCCACGCAGGCCCTCAAGTGCTGCCTCGGATCAACGCAG CACGGGGAGCAGTTTGGGGCGGTGTCAGCTCTCGCCCTTAACCAGGATTGCTCGAGGCTGCTGGCTGGGTTCGCTAAGGGCCAGATCTGCCTGTTTGACCTCACCGCCAGCAAGCTCCTGCAGACCATCTCGGACGCCCACACGCCCTTCACCGCTGTACTCCATCTCAAG TGGACCGACTACCCGGGCGTTGCTGTGATAAGCGACAGCGGAGGTTCGGTGTTTGAGCTCTCGATCAAGCGTACGATGGGGCTAAACTCCAATGAGTCGCGCTGCATCTTCTCCGGCAGCCGCGGCGAGGTGTGCACCATCGAACCGCTGCTCATGTCGCAGTTCCGCGCCACGCCTTCCATCGACACCGTGATCCTGGCCATGGCTACGATATCTAAG GTCATTGTGGTGTCGCTGCGGCCCCAGTTGAAGGTGCTGTTCTCCCACCCCCTGAAGGCCTCCCCCGCCACCCTTCCGCTCCTAGCCTGGCAGTTTGTTGTCATCCAGATGTCGGACGGAACGAGAGTCATTGATCCAGTGCTTGCATTCGGCAGGGAGCGCACCATCTATTTCTACCAg cTGACGCACGGTAGCCAAGACGAGCTCCAATTCGTGGCGCTACAGAAGATGTCGCTGCCGTATGTTGTCCAAGCGCTGGCGTGGCTCAACACTCGGACACTCGCACTGACGGACGCGCGGGAGAGGCTGCACGTGGTGGATGTTAAGACGCAGGAGGAGCTGGAGCGTCTGGACCTGGCTCCCCTCGGCCTGGTGTATGCCTCGTCACACTTTAAGGCTATTGCCACTGGGGGGAATGTGAGCAAGGccatg GCTTTGGCGGGGGAGCGAGCGTGCTATCACTCCATGGTCAGCTGTGGCTCCCAAGTGCTGCTGCTGGGGACCAAGTCTTTCCAG GTGGTGACGGTGCGCTCGTGGGTGGACCGTCTTGACCACCTGGTGCGCGCCGGCCACATGCAGGAGGCCCTACAGCTGGCCCTCGACATCTACCAGGACAAGGCTCAGGCGATCGTGGGACTCAAACACCGGAAGGAGAAGagacagcag CTCGTCCAGGAGAAGGTTTACGAGCTCCTGACGCAGTACCTCGACTCCGCTCTCGACACAGTGCCAGAGAGGGGCAACTTGACGGCCCTTACGCAGCACTATTCACAgctggtgcctctgtgtgtgAGGGTGGCGGTAGGGGCCGGCCTCAGGGATGTGTTGTTCGGAAGGATTTGGGAAACGTTCAGCGAGGATGCGATTTCGAAAG GGATCATTCTTGAGGCGCTGGAGCCGTACATCTTGAGTGACCAGCTTGCCGAAATGTCCCCCAGCATCACCCAGTGCCTACTATCCCACCAGGAGGCCTCGGGAAGACTCCAGGCGGCGGAGGCTTGCATAGTCCACCTCTCCGTTCCCTCCCTCGACCTCCACCAAGCTATGACGCTCTGCTGGGCTCACGGACTCTATGACGCGATCTTCTATATTTACACGAGAGGAATGGCGGATTTTGTCACCCCACTGGAGGAGCTTGTGACGGAGCTACGTGGGGCATTGGACAGCGGACAGGCTCTACAGGACGGACAGGTCACGCTCGGCAACAAAATCCTGGTGTATGTTTCGTGCTGTCTAGCGGGTCGGGGGTACCCTCACGGCGAGCTTGACCCCGATCAGACGCAGCAGGTCAAACACGAGATTTTCAAGTGCCTCACGTCGCTCCACTCGAAGAACGCGCAGCCCACCGAGCCCTCGTACCCGCTCCTTCGGACTCTGCTTCGGTTCGACACGAGGGAGTTTTTGAATGTACTTGCGTTGGCGTTCGAGGAAGCCGAGTTCACGTCCGAGCTCGGCATGCAGCAGCGGCAGCGTGTGGTGGATATACTGATACAG gTGATGGTGGACGACGAGGGGTTCAGCCCGGCCCAGCTCGGATCCCTCTTCACCTTCATCGCACGGCAGATGTCGAAACAGCAGGGAGCCATCGCCATTAACCGACAGCTGTTTGACCAG gtcCTGTGTCATCTCACCTCCTCCGACACTGAGAGTTACCGCGAGGAGAGGCAGACGGCCCTTCTTGAGCTGCTGCAGGGCGGGGGAATCGCACACTATGACCCGGAGTACTTGCTGGAGAGGGCGCGGCAGGCTGAGTT TTACCGCGTGTGTGAGTACGTCTACGAGGAGCGCGGCGAGCTGGAGAAGATCGTGGAGTGTTACCTGGAGGACAAGATGAGGCAACACCAGGTCTTCACGTACATCCGCACCGTGCTCTCCTCGCCGCAGTTCACGGACCTCCACGCACAGAAGATCCAGGACCAGTTCGTCAAGCATATCAAG ACCCTGCTTGAGATAGACAGCAGCCGCGTGGCCAGCCTGCTGTTGACGGTTGGCCAGCTGACACCCCTGCTGCCCTCCATTGCCCAGCAGCTACGCGGAAATACGGATGACCTCTTCAGCCTCCTACACGCACTCTTCACATACAG GTGGACGCATGCCTCTCCGGGGGGCCGTGGGGGTGAGGCGAGCGAAGGCCCCCTCACCCCAGAGCTGCAGGAGGAGTATATTGACCTGATGTGTGTGGTGCAGCCCGGCCAGGTGTACGCCTACCTCAAGGGAGCTGACGGATATCGGCTTGAGCAGACTTTGgag ATCTGCAAGCACCACAAACAACAAGAGTCGACCGCCTTCCTGCTGGAGCGAGCGGGTGACATTAAAGGTGCTTTTGACATTTTACTAGCCATCCTCAAGGCCAGAGTGGATGAT CTGTTGTTATGCATCAAGGATCCCGACAAGGACCTCATCACATCCCTAGGCCGTGTGCAAGCTCAG GTGGTTAAGTTGGTGCGAGTTTGCCAGCTGGGGTCGAGCCAGCTGGAGGAGAATGGCCGGAGAGAGTTGTGGTTCCCTCTGCTGGACATCCTCCTGGCCACACAGCCCACGTTAGCCGCGCACCACCAGCCAGCGCATG AGATGCGTCAGATGGTGGGCCACGTGGTCAACAGCATGATGACGCACATATCCCTGCCGGCCATCCTGGAGCGCGTCATGCACGACCCGGGATACTGCGACGGGAACTTTGCACAGATCAAACACCTCCTGAAGG GCATGGTCGAGCGTTACGTCTACGAGGAGACTCTATACGCGACTGTCGTTCGGATACTGGCGGGGGACCAGCTCCGTTACCTCACCCAGCAGCACTCCCAGGCCCGCGCCCCCCTGGTGGTGCACTCGCCGACCTGCGCACTCTGCCACAGCTCCTACCACCCCTCCAGCCGTGCCCTTGTACATag CTGCGGGCACAGTTACCACAAGCACTGCGGGGGGGAGTCTGCGACCTGTGTGCTGTGTACCGGTGGGGGGCAGCGTGACGTCACCTCGGAGGATCCCCTGCCGAGCGACCCAACACCCCAGCCCTCG gCTGGTCTTGACGAAACACAACTGGAGGGCATCAGAAGAGTCCGAGTCCAGGGGTCTAGCGGATCTCGTCTACAGTTCCTGGAAGACCTCTCGGCTCCAAGGGCGGGTGAAGGCTCCTCCTCGGTCCGCACCCCAAGCAGGACCAAAGGCTCAGGCTCGGGCTTGGTCTCGGGCGGTCAGGAAATTTGGTTGTCGCAAGATTTTCCGCTGAAGTTGAATCCGCCGACGCTAGACTTCGTGGAGAGCGATCGAGTGGTGCTATAG